The segment TTTTTAATAATAAGATCTAAGCACGTTTATAACATAATAAAAATTCTATAATATAGATTAGTAACTAAATGTAAGTGGAAAAAGCAATAATGCTTACGCAAAGAGCCTTGTTAAAGACTATTTCGGTATTGATAGCTGTCTTTAGTATCGTTAACGTTCGGGCACCTTTTCTTCACTAAAGACTATAAAAGTACTATAATATAGATCAGTGACTCTATGTAAGGAAAATAAGCAACAAAGTGTAAGAAAAGAGCCTTAGTTAACGACAATATCCACATTGATAATTGCTTTTCGTAATAAGATTTAAACACAAATATCATTAACGTTCGAGGCATCTTTCCTTCACTAAAGACTATAAAATCTCTATAATATACATCGGTGAGTTATAGTAAGAAAAATTGCAACAAAGTGTAAGCAAAGAGGCTTAGTTAACGGCAATGTCCACATTTATAATTGCTTTTCGTAATAAGATTTAATTTAAACACAAATATCATTAACGTTCGAGGCACCTTTTCTTCACTAAAGACTATAAAAGCTCTATAATATACATCAGTGACTCTATGTAAGGAAAAAAGCAACTAAGTGTGTGAATAGAGCTTGTCATAAAATGTTTATAAAGAGAAATATTATTATTACATATAAACAATTATAATAAACAATATAACGTTACATGATTTTTCACCATGGTATTTAAGGAGCGTTGGAATGAAAAAAATAATAGCTGGGATCTTAATAATCGGTTTTATTGGAGTAAGTATTTGGCAAGTAGTATCTGCTGGGAAAGATGGTAGCATTGAAGAAGTTGCCAAACATGTTGGAAATGGTACTGATATCGTTGATGTTGATGAAAAAACTAGTAACGCAGAAGCTGCTGTTGAAGGTATTGCAGTAGGAAATAAGGCTCCTGATTTTGAATTACCTACATTAACTGGAGAATCAATTAAGCTCTCTGATCTACAGGGAAAAAAAGTAATAGTGAACTATTGGGCAACTTGGTGTCCACCATGTAAAGAAGAGATACCTGATTTTCAGTTATTTCATGAAAAATACGGCTCTGATGTTGTGATCTTAGCGGTAAATGTTGATCCAGAATATGATGTTGAGAGTTTTGTGAATGAATATGAAATGACTTTTCCTGTTCTGTTAGATGAAGATGATCAGGCAAATAGGATTTTTCAAGTATTATCAATCCCTACTACGTATTTTATTGATAGTAATGGGATAATTAGAAATAAGTTTGTGGGTCAACTGTCTTATGAAAAGATGGAAAAGTTTGTTGATGATATGAATTAGAAACGATGTTTTGCTAATTCATAAAGAAAATAAACGTTTGTAGGATGTATGCTACAAAATGTAAGGCTTTTTTTATAAACTTTGTTGTTATATATAATGGTAAAAGGACATTATGGAGTTTTAAGAG is part of the Bacillus sp. SM2101 genome and harbors:
- a CDS encoding TlpA disulfide reductase family protein, with protein sequence MKKIIAGILIIGFIGVSIWQVVSAGKDGSIEEVAKHVGNGTDIVDVDEKTSNAEAAVEGIAVGNKAPDFELPTLTGESIKLSDLQGKKVIVNYWATWCPPCKEEIPDFQLFHEKYGSDVVILAVNVDPEYDVESFVNEYEMTFPVLLDEDDQANRIFQVLSIPTTYFIDSNGIIRNKFVGQLSYEKMEKFVDDMN